Proteins from a single region of Pirellulaceae bacterium:
- a CDS encoding PEP-CTERM sorting domain-containing protein yields the protein MLRCTLLTFGLFWIACGHLHGELVNYNESIDDDLSDNHLGPTKLPESLQNLSVGTHTITGKLVNDLGPNSEIDFWTISIGPDTALTSITIDRYDTTYSPPGNGGFFGVQTGAEISSKTDASALLGAALVGINPGSGVNDDVLDDLGALFEFPVPGANVVSGFEGSLGEGIYSFWFQEGDFTPDTDPVGTASPNDEVEYQLSFEVSVVPEPSTSVMMLGAIGLVGWLRRSRSLKA from the coding sequence ATGTTGCGCTGCACGCTGTTGACCTTCGGGTTGTTCTGGATCGCCTGTGGGCATCTGCACGGTGAGTTGGTGAATTATAACGAGTCGATTGATGATGATTTGTCCGACAATCATCTTGGCCCCACGAAGCTACCCGAATCGCTTCAAAACCTTTCGGTTGGGACTCATACGATCACCGGTAAGCTCGTAAACGATCTGGGCCCGAACTCCGAGATTGATTTTTGGACAATTTCGATCGGTCCCGATACGGCACTCACATCGATTACGATCGATCGCTACGACACCACTTACTCGCCGCCTGGAAATGGTGGGTTTTTTGGAGTTCAAACGGGAGCAGAAATCAGTTCGAAAACGGATGCGTCGGCACTTTTGGGAGCCGCCCTGGTTGGCATTAATCCGGGAAGTGGTGTCAATGACGATGTGCTCGATGATTTAGGCGCGCTTTTTGAATTCCCGGTTCCAGGCGCCAATGTGGTCTCGGGTTTTGAGGGTTCGCTTGGCGAAGGCATTTACAGTTTTTGGTTTCAGGAAGGTGACTTCACACCTGACACCGATCCCGTGGGGACGGCCAGTCCAAATGACGAGGTGGAATACCAACTTTCTTTCGAGGTTTCCGTTGTTCCTGAGCCTTCCACGAGTGTCATGATGTTAGGGGCAATCGGTTTGGTGGGGTGGCTGAGGCGTTCCCGATCTCTGAAAGCTTAG
- a CDS encoding WD40 repeat domain-containing serine/threonine-protein kinase: MTQHRDDADLRRSQILDVVSDYAQRQAKGEKLSRDTIVSKHGDLMPELEEELRKQRLVENARDVFEQGDNRSGRSRTTEGAETSDTAKLIVRCPHCASPVEILADLPWSDITCIACGEAFSLVSDAMATKEAPTLKQIAHFELIERIGVGGFGTVWKARDTVLDRTVALKLPRRGQLSEQEIDKFLREARAAAQLKHPNIVSVHEVGRTDETVYIVSDLVRGVSLYDWMGIRSPNPNEVAKLCYQISEALNHAHRVGVVHRDLKPGNIMMDGDDQPHIMDFGLAKREADEVTMTVEGQVLGTPAYMSPEQAMGQAHDSSPRTDVYSLGVVMFELLTGELPFRGNTSMLLHQVINEEPPSPRHLNNYVPIDLETICLRCLEKDPQQRFATAGELADELQRFLNTEPILSRPVGRIARAYRWCKRHTTVAGLVVGFVVALVIGSSVSTYFALSASGFQRQAEGLRRESKIKDAALQAKDTQIEDTRRISGEVAAEVSSFLASGTDAMLRDPYDRQLQTVAGVFQQDPRKALELLEDEQRCPSKIRELVWRFLHGHCLRPEQVLHVPHLSETGQYILQLTPDGTSIALFDTVTSHFWRWNVNAAGYWMEAANGLIPVPFAEGETDELLTESWVLRPHDLGLIVARGRQLWRVDPLTGKSSSWFDPLVLPGDVESLTLSPTGNAMVISCQTTDDQETDSEEGLNRELSRTVILVVDPQSGEIKKQMDSPDASGVESRVLELDFQSAFSHPAQDWQLRIKTARNQWWKWDDGQEQWAIDPEQGTRLTRQNGQAEVSVGSLDLWVQQEGDLTRLPPTHGRWLEVALAANSPRMAAVSARGALCIWSLRKNLYEWRLPDLGVVAFEFSPSGKQIAVAAEPGIHLIQTRTGQVEPPIVTNGTIVDLAWAPDGERLAYVLDDGAVGVMDLRGERRQQFLISEEKHYQTLCFKTEQEIIIGDRDGGVAIWNTFTQKASPLIKCPEGVVQVAYAAEAGLQHVAVASGNTITLVDPDGSQLLLEGHTSPVAHVRFSRSGQILFSASEAGEVIRWQPDWPRNTARRYQFPCRGIEPGTCEISPDNHTLLTLSNNQVQFWGGRRGRYRGSIQAAGPVALARIAPFPFEGTYQFAIAGQDGALELWQGEMWQGPRQRWRDTLYVGGVVRDMAWTDVSKRLVLVGDFSHVVVLDPGKRDDRQLVANAFPARTAIVTSKPDTRIRVLGWQGQDATFQEVDGALDYRRVPQLSETNNGNQSTAEIQQQTFQLNQGAHWVRYLDSGRFVEAPTVRGPWTEISQGPHATAVEIHALKNKLLVATADKKIRIWERGDESWKLINEFDNQGASIRAAKILDDHRFVTLVEDGTLSLYSQAEAEPLHQIKLVDAHLLECSQDGSYLAAATGSTVHVWKAKDQRFHQVGQPLTDHSAGITAITFSPGNEAIISASEDRSVMFSPLLPRMGETKKTVTPPVPSKAAKSVIPPSVRALFEGQKKP; this comes from the coding sequence ATGACGCAGCATCGTGACGACGCAGATTTGCGACGCTCCCAGATTCTTGACGTCGTTTCTGACTATGCCCAACGTCAGGCGAAGGGAGAAAAATTATCTCGAGACACGATTGTCTCGAAGCACGGCGATCTGATGCCGGAGTTAGAAGAAGAGCTTCGGAAGCAAAGATTGGTCGAAAATGCTCGAGATGTGTTCGAACAGGGGGATAATCGTTCCGGGCGCTCTCGGACGACCGAAGGGGCGGAAACGTCAGATACAGCAAAACTGATCGTGCGGTGTCCGCATTGCGCGTCGCCAGTGGAGATCCTGGCCGACCTTCCTTGGTCCGATATTACGTGTATCGCTTGCGGAGAGGCGTTTAGCCTGGTCTCCGACGCGATGGCGACCAAAGAGGCACCGACTCTCAAGCAGATCGCCCATTTTGAGCTGATTGAGCGAATTGGCGTCGGTGGATTTGGCACAGTGTGGAAGGCACGAGATACTGTGCTAGATCGGACGGTGGCCTTGAAGTTGCCGCGACGTGGGCAACTTTCTGAACAAGAAATCGACAAATTTCTGCGCGAAGCGCGTGCTGCTGCTCAACTCAAACATCCCAATATCGTCTCAGTGCACGAAGTAGGGCGCACCGACGAAACCGTCTATATCGTCAGCGATCTGGTCCGCGGGGTGTCGCTCTATGATTGGATGGGGATTCGGTCGCCAAATCCCAATGAAGTTGCAAAGCTTTGTTACCAAATTTCGGAGGCCCTCAATCATGCCCACCGAGTCGGGGTCGTTCATCGCGATTTGAAACCGGGCAACATCATGATGGATGGAGATGACCAGCCTCATATCATGGACTTCGGATTAGCAAAACGGGAAGCGGACGAAGTGACGATGACGGTGGAAGGGCAAGTGCTGGGGACGCCTGCCTACATGTCACCTGAGCAAGCGATGGGACAAGCTCATGACAGTAGCCCTCGCACCGATGTTTATTCGCTGGGGGTGGTGATGTTCGAACTGCTGACCGGAGAGTTGCCGTTCCGCGGGAATACGAGCATGTTGTTGCACCAAGTCATTAACGAAGAGCCACCATCACCTCGCCACCTTAATAATTACGTGCCGATTGATCTGGAGACGATCTGTCTTCGCTGTCTCGAAAAAGATCCTCAGCAACGATTTGCTACAGCCGGGGAATTGGCAGACGAACTGCAACGTTTCCTAAACACCGAACCCATTCTGTCACGTCCGGTCGGACGTATCGCAAGAGCCTATCGCTGGTGTAAAAGGCATACGACGGTGGCGGGCTTGGTGGTTGGGTTCGTCGTGGCTCTGGTCATTGGTTCGTCTGTATCAACCTATTTTGCACTCTCGGCGTCAGGGTTCCAGCGACAAGCCGAAGGCCTGCGGCGTGAATCCAAAATTAAGGATGCTGCACTGCAGGCCAAGGATACGCAGATTGAGGATACACGACGGATTTCAGGAGAAGTCGCAGCGGAGGTCTCTTCATTCCTTGCTTCGGGTACCGATGCAATGCTGCGGGATCCGTACGACCGACAGTTGCAAACGGTGGCTGGAGTCTTTCAGCAAGATCCGCGAAAAGCGCTGGAGTTGTTGGAAGACGAACAGCGATGTCCGAGCAAAATACGTGAACTCGTATGGCGATTTTTGCATGGTCATTGTCTTCGTCCCGAACAGGTGCTTCACGTACCCCACCTATCGGAAACGGGGCAGTATATCTTGCAGTTGACGCCAGACGGAACATCGATCGCCCTATTTGACACGGTGACTTCTCATTTTTGGCGATGGAATGTAAACGCTGCAGGCTATTGGATGGAAGCTGCGAATGGTCTGATTCCCGTTCCGTTTGCCGAAGGTGAAACGGACGAACTCCTAACCGAGTCCTGGGTGCTTCGCCCGCACGACCTGGGGTTGATCGTGGCACGAGGGCGTCAGCTCTGGCGGGTAGATCCCCTGACTGGAAAGTCCAGTTCGTGGTTCGACCCGTTGGTGTTGCCGGGCGACGTAGAAAGCCTGACGCTGTCGCCCACTGGGAATGCCATGGTGATTTCTTGTCAAACAACTGACGATCAGGAAACGGATAGCGAGGAAGGGCTGAATCGCGAATTGAGCCGGACAGTGATCTTGGTTGTCGATCCACAAAGTGGCGAAATCAAAAAACAAATGGATTCGCCGGACGCCAGTGGGGTCGAATCGCGTGTTCTCGAACTGGATTTTCAATCGGCTTTTTCCCATCCAGCTCAGGATTGGCAACTGAGAATAAAAACCGCTCGCAATCAGTGGTGGAAATGGGATGATGGCCAGGAACAATGGGCGATTGATCCAGAACAGGGAACCCGATTAACCCGTCAGAATGGGCAAGCCGAAGTCAGTGTCGGATCCTTGGATCTTTGGGTGCAACAGGAAGGGGATTTGACTCGCCTGCCGCCGACTCACGGTCGCTGGTTGGAGGTGGCACTGGCGGCAAATTCACCTCGGATGGCCGCCGTTTCAGCAAGAGGTGCGCTTTGTATCTGGAGTCTGCGAAAGAACCTTTATGAATGGCGTCTACCCGATCTCGGCGTGGTGGCGTTCGAGTTCTCACCGTCTGGGAAACAAATTGCGGTTGCTGCAGAACCCGGGATTCACTTGATTCAAACGAGAACCGGACAAGTCGAGCCACCGATTGTTACGAATGGGACGATCGTCGATTTGGCGTGGGCACCCGACGGCGAGCGACTTGCTTATGTCCTCGATGATGGGGCCGTCGGTGTGATGGATCTGCGCGGTGAACGCCGGCAGCAATTTTTAATTTCCGAGGAAAAACATTACCAAACGCTTTGTTTTAAAACGGAACAGGAAATTATTATCGGGGATCGAGATGGTGGCGTTGCCATCTGGAATACGTTTACGCAGAAGGCCTCCCCTCTCATTAAGTGTCCAGAGGGTGTGGTCCAAGTGGCGTATGCCGCGGAGGCTGGGCTTCAACACGTTGCCGTCGCTTCCGGAAACACAATTACCCTGGTGGACCCGGATGGCAGTCAGCTTCTCCTGGAAGGCCATACTTCCCCGGTCGCTCATGTTCGGTTTTCACGCAGTGGTCAAATTTTATTTAGCGCGAGTGAAGCGGGTGAAGTCATTCGATGGCAACCTGATTGGCCTCGCAACACTGCCCGACGGTATCAATTTCCTTGTCGAGGAATCGAACCTGGGACTTGTGAGATTTCGCCTGACAATCATACGTTGCTTACGCTGTCAAATAACCAGGTTCAATTTTGGGGCGGCCGTCGTGGACGTTACCGCGGTTCGATTCAAGCGGCGGGGCCGGTTGCACTCGCCCGGATTGCTCCGTTTCCATTTGAGGGGACCTATCAATTTGCCATCGCCGGGCAGGATGGAGCACTTGAACTTTGGCAAGGAGAAATGTGGCAAGGGCCTCGCCAACGTTGGAGAGACACTCTTTACGTTGGGGGAGTGGTGAGAGACATGGCGTGGACCGACGTGAGTAAGCGGCTTGTCTTGGTGGGCGATTTTTCGCATGTCGTCGTGTTGGATCCCGGGAAGAGGGATGATCGCCAATTGGTCGCTAACGCCTTTCCGGCCAGGACCGCGATCGTGACTTCGAAACCTGATACGAGAATTCGCGTGTTGGGATGGCAAGGCCAGGACGCGACCTTTCAAGAAGTCGATGGTGCGCTTGACTATCGCCGAGTTCCCCAGCTCTCCGAAACAAACAACGGAAATCAATCGACGGCTGAGATTCAACAGCAAACGTTCCAATTGAATCAAGGAGCCCATTGGGTTAGGTATCTCGATTCGGGTCGGTTTGTGGAGGCCCCCACCGTACGAGGGCCTTGGACGGAAATCTCCCAAGGGCCGCACGCAACGGCTGTCGAGATACACGCCTTGAAAAATAAGTTGCTCGTTGCAACCGCGGACAAAAAAATAAGAATATGGGAGCGGGGCGATGAGTCCTGGAAACTGATTAACGAATTCGACAACCAGGGCGCTTCTATTCGAGCGGCCAAGATTCTCGATGATCACCGATTTGTCACCCTGGTGGAGGACGGAACGTTGAGCCTTTACTCCCAGGCTGAAGCAGAACCACTTCATCAAATAAAGCTTGTTGATGCTCATCTGCTGGAATGCAGTCAGGATGGGAGTTATCTGGCGGCGGCCACTGGGAGTACAGTGCATGTGTGGAAAGCCAAAGATCAGCGATTTCACCAAGTTGGACAACCGCTGACGGATCACTCAGCTGGGATTACTGCGATCACATTCTCCCCTGGCAACGAAGCGATCATTTCTGCGTCGGAAGATCGGTCGGTCATGTTTTCGCCCTTGCTGCCACGAATGGGCGAAACGAAAAAAACGGTCACTCCTCCCGTGCCTAGCAAAGCCGCCAAATCGGTGATTCCACCGAGTGTGCGGGCTCTCTTTGAAGGTCAAAAAAAACCATAG
- a CDS encoding PEP-CTERM sorting domain-containing protein, whose amino-acid sequence MIASLKRTFAPPRQWFCVAGLAIGFGLVAAHGVGFASSYGYSLNLNLAGGDAPIRVPAGLFGETVWNNLPNETGGENFPLISDTFGDFNQSAASVSWNAARIGKNDDIQVENPGDARLMESFFRSPSVIKLDALEFVPPRHRGPLNYTVLIYSYGGQEGAKGEFVVNGVRQPHIDSGEFDGTFRTGVRGNVLIFPDFKQNQVEIFSEGETTINAISLMYCRPGDFNGDGLVDVTDLDALSKASKDGSEDWQYDINIDGEVNNNDVLAWIKWSKGTCIGDVNLDGVFDSSDLVQLFQVGIYENGDEATWTTGDWNGDCVFDSSDLILAFQEGCYESDDARAAPAESVPEPTSGMLFGLGIVGWILRNRRVLDKPRQKWGER is encoded by the coding sequence ATGATTGCTTCCCTGAAACGCACCTTCGCTCCGCCACGTCAATGGTTTTGCGTCGCCGGCCTTGCGATTGGTTTCGGACTTGTAGCAGCTCACGGCGTTGGATTTGCATCCTCGTACGGTTACAGTCTGAATCTCAATTTAGCCGGGGGCGATGCTCCCATTCGTGTTCCGGCCGGCTTATTTGGCGAGACCGTTTGGAACAATCTGCCGAACGAGACCGGGGGAGAAAATTTTCCGCTTATCTCGGACACTTTCGGCGACTTCAATCAATCGGCTGCGAGTGTGTCGTGGAATGCAGCGCGAATCGGAAAAAACGATGATATTCAAGTTGAAAATCCTGGTGATGCGCGGCTGATGGAATCCTTCTTTCGTTCTCCATCGGTGATTAAGCTTGATGCTTTGGAATTCGTTCCTCCGCGGCACAGAGGACCACTGAACTACACCGTGCTAATTTACAGTTATGGTGGCCAAGAGGGTGCAAAAGGAGAATTTGTTGTAAACGGGGTGCGACAACCACACATTGATTCGGGTGAATTCGACGGTACGTTTCGCACTGGGGTGCGCGGTAACGTGCTGATTTTTCCGGACTTCAAACAGAATCAGGTAGAAATTTTCAGTGAAGGCGAGACGACGATCAATGCGATCTCATTGATGTATTGTCGACCCGGTGATTTTAATGGGGATGGGCTGGTCGATGTGACCGATTTGGACGCTTTGAGTAAAGCATCCAAAGACGGGTCCGAAGACTGGCAGTACGACATTAACATCGACGGCGAAGTGAATAATAACGATGTACTCGCTTGGATCAAATGGAGCAAAGGGACTTGCATCGGCGACGTTAATCTTGATGGAGTTTTCGATAGTTCTGATCTGGTTCAGTTGTTTCAAGTTGGCATTTACGAGAATGGTGATGAGGCAACCTGGACCACCGGCGATTGGAACGGCGACTGCGTCTTCGACAGTTCCGATTTGATTCTCGCATTTCAGGAAGGGTGTTATGAGTCAGATGACGCGAGGGCCGCGCCGGCTGAATCCGTACCCGAACCGACCAGCGGAATGCTGTTTGGCCTCGGAATCGTGGGCTGGATATTGCGTAATCGGCGAGTTCTAGACAAGCCACGGCAAAAGTGGGGTGAGAGGTAG
- a CDS encoding sigma-70 family RNA polymerase sigma factor, with the protein MIDPNRQRELTQKAIAGDRPALEELLLAHCDAVADHIRPKLAGPLQSLISVEDILQETFFRAFQQISRFEPKSDRSFLAWLKTIAESRIIDAIKHQKRKKRGGDMRRVDAVQDIYKTSVADLMGILAEDDGGTPSQNVANDEAVQAMQVAIASLPDEQRQAVLLRFFRQKTLEEAGNQMDRSPEAVRGLLRRAKYALRERMQRTSMWISKR; encoded by the coding sequence ATGATTGATCCAAACCGACAACGGGAGTTAACACAGAAAGCCATTGCGGGAGATCGTCCCGCACTGGAAGAACTGCTGCTGGCGCACTGTGATGCGGTGGCCGATCATATCCGGCCGAAGTTGGCTGGCCCCTTGCAAAGTCTAATTAGCGTGGAAGACATTTTGCAGGAAACGTTTTTTCGCGCCTTTCAGCAAATAAGTCGTTTCGAACCCAAGTCTGATCGTTCATTTCTGGCTTGGTTAAAGACGATTGCGGAAAGCCGAATTATCGATGCCATCAAGCACCAGAAACGGAAGAAACGTGGCGGCGATATGCGGCGCGTGGATGCCGTTCAAGATATTTATAAGACCTCTGTTGCAGACCTCATGGGAATCCTTGCGGAAGACGATGGGGGAACGCCGAGTCAGAACGTTGCTAATGATGAAGCCGTACAGGCAATGCAAGTGGCAATTGCTTCGCTTCCGGATGAACAAAGGCAGGCCGTGTTGCTGCGGTTCTTTCGACAAAAGACGCTTGAAGAAGCGGGGAATCAAATGGATCGCTCACCGGAAGCCGTTCGTGGTTTGCTCCGGCGCGCAAAATACGCTCTGCGGGAGCGAATGCAGCGTACTAGCATGTGGATCAGTAAACGTTAA
- a CDS encoding GEVED domain-containing protein: MRHEKKKKRSKAGLTGIQRRGARIESLESRQMMFGADALGAAIGPELPLGPGIGTGIDLDLPGVFRPADCIDFEDMPAVGNYVVGDIFIADNTGLQAKFTGQPFTWGGGGVTAGGYTSVEHANHAGHLGQDMMVNNILVDIDFGATVSGVTLQFGEYGGNLNLEINGDFRNFGNFRDVDGLNIGGVNVSIGGGGYGNDVGQLVLNGSINSLKLGGQELWIDHVCTTEDYRFDWGDAPDQPYPTLAANGGAHHLIDPDVFLGSSVEGEADGQPTFASDGDDMNVGANIDDEDGVRFLTPLVPGNMATVEVVASTRGWLNSWIDFDRNGSWDSGTAEQIFAAEPLSAGVNILSFMVPAGTTPGPNEPTYSRWRFSNTNRILKPEQSPNQPAPNGEVEDHLVFIDTPEQDFRFDFGDAPDEPYPTLLASNGAQHRINKKVYLGRRVEGEADGQPSINSDGDDQVVGTNVDDEDGVRFLTPLVPGNLATVEVIASTRGWLNSWIDFDRNGNWDMGAPEQIFSAEPLAAGVNILTFMVPNTAQPGPNEPTYSRWRFSTTDPLLKPDQDPAASIPNGEVEDHLVFISERDQPGGRFDFGDAPDQPYPTLLASNGARHLINPKVYLGNKIDADPNGQPTINAKGDDIADGSDDEDGVHFVTGMHPGDFALVDVEASVDGFLDAWVDFNQDGTWDSTEQIATSAALIPGVNTIDFFVPGDAFPMPSRPVYSRFRFSTHGGLAPHGIAKDGEVEDYAHLHGDVNADGSVGIVDIDLLGSQIRANDNLGDLNGDGQVNDGDMDYLIHDVMGSTYGDANLDGRFDSKDVVQVFASGEYEDGIQGNSGWAEGDWNHDGDFTTADLVTAMQDGGYALGATAAVSNPQVVVESWGGNRQNDQQTAGDNDSDKMDLKQLASTPNQVPDVQMVDSIFADDDHSTADDEDDELMHFLAEELSLV, encoded by the coding sequence ATGCGTCACGAGAAAAAAAAGAAACGTTCGAAGGCAGGATTAACTGGAATTCAGCGTCGAGGCGCAAGGATCGAGTCTCTTGAAAGTCGTCAAATGATGTTTGGTGCCGATGCTCTGGGCGCAGCAATTGGGCCCGAGTTACCGCTCGGTCCTGGAATTGGTACGGGGATTGACCTGGATCTGCCGGGTGTGTTTCGCCCAGCTGATTGCATCGATTTTGAAGACATGCCCGCAGTCGGCAATTATGTGGTCGGTGACATCTTTATCGCGGATAACACGGGACTCCAGGCGAAGTTTACGGGGCAACCGTTTACCTGGGGCGGCGGGGGAGTAACGGCGGGAGGTTATACGTCGGTGGAACATGCCAACCACGCCGGACATCTTGGCCAAGACATGATGGTCAACAATATCTTGGTCGATATCGATTTTGGCGCCACCGTCAGTGGAGTGACTCTTCAGTTTGGTGAATACGGTGGAAATTTAAATCTCGAAATCAATGGTGATTTTCGCAATTTTGGCAACTTCCGTGACGTTGATGGTCTGAATATTGGCGGCGTTAACGTGAGTATTGGCGGGGGTGGGTATGGAAATGATGTGGGCCAGCTCGTCTTAAATGGCTCGATCAACTCGCTCAAGCTGGGTGGCCAAGAGTTGTGGATTGATCATGTCTGTACGACGGAGGATTATCGTTTTGACTGGGGGGATGCACCGGATCAACCGTATCCCACCTTGGCTGCCAACGGAGGTGCCCATCACCTGATCGATCCCGATGTGTTCCTGGGTAGCAGCGTGGAAGGCGAAGCGGATGGCCAACCTACCTTCGCCTCGGATGGTGACGATATGAACGTCGGCGCCAATATTGACGACGAAGATGGTGTTCGTTTCCTCACTCCCTTGGTTCCAGGCAACATGGCAACGGTCGAAGTGGTTGCTTCAACCCGTGGATGGTTGAATAGTTGGATTGATTTTGATCGGAACGGATCGTGGGATTCGGGAACTGCAGAGCAGATTTTCGCTGCGGAACCGCTTAGCGCAGGAGTGAACATCCTGTCCTTTATGGTGCCTGCTGGCACGACCCCTGGTCCAAACGAACCGACCTACTCACGTTGGCGTTTTAGCAATACCAACCGAATCCTGAAGCCTGAACAAAGTCCGAATCAACCGGCTCCCAATGGAGAGGTGGAAGACCATTTGGTCTTCATCGATACGCCTGAGCAGGATTTCCGATTCGACTTTGGTGATGCACCGGACGAGCCTTATCCGACTCTGTTGGCCTCCAATGGAGCCCAGCATCGAATCAATAAGAAAGTCTACTTGGGGCGACGGGTCGAGGGAGAAGCCGATGGTCAACCTTCCATCAACTCAGATGGTGACGACCAGGTCGTTGGCACTAACGTTGACGACGAAGACGGTGTCCGTTTCCTTACCCCACTCGTTCCGGGCAATTTGGCAACTGTAGAAGTGATCGCCTCCACCCGGGGATGGCTGAACAGTTGGATCGATTTTGATCGGAACGGAAACTGGGACATGGGAGCTCCGGAGCAGATCTTTAGCGCTGAGCCTCTCGCTGCTGGCGTCAATATCTTGACGTTTATGGTTCCCAATACCGCGCAGCCCGGTCCGAATGAACCCACTTATTCACGATGGCGTTTCAGCACGACGGATCCATTGCTCAAGCCTGACCAGGATCCTGCCGCCAGTATTCCGAATGGAGAAGTTGAGGATCATTTGGTGTTCATCAGTGAGCGTGACCAACCGGGTGGCAGGTTCGACTTTGGTGATGCGCCGGATCAGCCGTACCCAACGCTACTGGCTTCAAATGGTGCGCGGCATTTGATTAACCCGAAAGTCTATCTTGGAAATAAGATTGATGCGGATCCAAATGGACAGCCAACAATCAATGCAAAAGGTGATGACATCGCCGATGGATCCGACGATGAGGATGGCGTACATTTTGTGACGGGAATGCACCCAGGGGATTTCGCACTCGTCGATGTCGAAGCATCGGTGGATGGTTTTCTAGACGCATGGGTGGATTTCAATCAGGATGGCACCTGGGACTCGACGGAGCAGATCGCTACCAGTGCGGCGCTCATTCCGGGTGTGAACACGATTGATTTCTTTGTGCCGGGTGATGCGTTTCCCATGCCCTCACGACCTGTCTACTCGCGTTTTCGTTTTAGCACGCACGGTGGTTTGGCACCGCACGGGATTGCAAAGGATGGAGAAGTTGAAGACTATGCCCATCTGCATGGTGATGTTAACGCAGACGGCTCGGTTGGAATTGTCGACATCGATCTACTCGGGTCCCAAATTCGAGCGAACGACAATCTGGGAGACCTGAATGGTGATGGCCAGGTCAATGACGGAGATATGGATTACCTGATCCACGATGTGATGGGGTCAACTTACGGTGATGCCAATCTGGACGGTCGCTTTGACTCGAAGGATGTTGTTCAGGTCTTCGCTTCTGGGGAATACGAAGATGGTATTCAAGGCAACTCGGGTTGGGCCGAAGGGGATTGGAACCACGATGGCGATTTTACAACGGCTGACCTGGTGACAGCGATGCAAGACGGTGGCTACGCATTAGGCGCGACTGCGGCTGTGAGCAACCCGCAAGTTGTGGTGGAGTCTTGGGGGGGAAATCGCCAAAACGATCAGCAAACTGCTGGCGATAATGATTCGGATAAAATGGATCTCAAGCAATTGGCGTCCACACCGAATCAAGTGCCTGATGTTCAAATGGTCGACTCGATTTTTGCTGATGACGATCATTCCACGGCGGATGACGAGGATGATGAGTTGATGCATTTTCTCGCCGAAGAACTGTCGCTCGTTTAA